DNA from Sinorhizobium arboris LMG 14919:
GCTGATAGTGCAGGCCGCGCAGTGTGCCTGCGGCGGCCGAATAGGAATGGTTGTCCTGTACGAAGGTCAGTGCCACGCCGTGGGCGCCGAGCACTTCCGCGTTGTAGGTTTCCGAAAAGAAGCCCCGCTCGTCGCCGAACTTGCGCGGGACGATCTCAAGCACGCCATCGAGCCCCAAGGGCCGCACATCAAGCATCGGCAAGCTCCTTGATGCGCCGCCGCAGATAGATCGCATAGTCGTTTTTTCCGAGCAGGTCGGCACGCTCGAGCACTTGGTCCGCCGAGACGTAGCCGAGCTCGAAGGCGATCTCCTCGGGGCACATGATCTTGACGCCCTGCCGGTGCTCGATCGTGCGCACGAAAGAAGCGGCGTCGTGCAGGCTGTCATGCGTCCCCGTATCGAGCCAGGCATAGCCTCGCCCCAGACGGCAGACGTGGAGGTCGCCGCGCTCCAGATAGGCCCGGTTGACGTCGGTGATTTCCAACTCGCCGCGTGCTGAAGGTTTGATCGAAGAAGCGATGTCAAGCACGTTGTTTTCATAGAAATAAAGACCGGTGACGGCCCAGCTCGATCTCGCCCGTTCCGGTTTCTCCTCGATCGCCTCCGCCCGCCCGGTCTTTCCATCGAAACTGACGACGCCGTAGCGCTCGGGATCGTCCACTCTATAGGCGAAAATCGTGGCACCGCTCGGCCGGGCCGCGGCCTCGCTGCACAGCTCCGGCAGACCGGCGCCGTAGAAGATGTTGTCACCAAGGATAAGGGCCACGGCACTGCTGCCGATGAAGTCCCGGCCGATGATGAAAGCCTCGGCCAGCCCGTTCGGCTCCGGCTGCTCGGCATAGGAGATGGCCAGGCCGAACTGACTGCCGTCGCCAAGCAACTCCTCGAAAAGCGGCCGGTCCCTGGGCATGGTGATCACCAGTATCTCGCGAATGCCGGCCAGCATGAGCATGCCGAGTGGGTAATAGATCATCGGCTTGTCATGGACGGGGAGCAATTGTTTCGAAACCGAGATCGTCACCGGGTAGAGCCTGGTTCCCCGGCCGCCCGCAAGGATGATGCCCTTCATGCGCTCCCTCCGGTCGAAGCCATCATCGCGCTTGCGCTCCTGCACGATCGGCCGCTCCGATTGCCGCGGCGCCGGCGGGACTGAGCTTGTCACAGCGCCAGAGGCTATAGGACGGCTCGGTATCCCAGTCGTAATAATAGGCAGCCTTGAGGCGCCCGGCCTCGCCCAGCTCATCGAAGGCCGCGCGCATGGCGCCGATCGCTTCCCCCCGCGACCGGTCGTCGAGGGGGCAGGAGCGCGCCAGGTTGGCGATGCCCCATTCCGTGACCCAGCACGACTTTCCGGATGCGGCGGTCTGGCAGAAGTCGAGGAGACTTCTTACCCGCGCGGCGATGGCTGGCGCGGCTTTCCGTCCGGGATAGATGTGGATGCCATAGGCATCGACCAGTCCGTCGATGCCGCGTTCACGAAGAAGCGCGACAAATTCGCGAGGATCGAGCCTTTCCATCCCGCGCCTGTCGGCCTCCGCGGCGCTCATATCCGAAAGGCCGGCGGAAATGACGGCTGCGTCGCGGCTGTGCACGGTCTGGCGCACCTCCGATCGGCTGATCTCGAGCGCCCCGACGTAGTTGTCGAGGCCGCGCTCGAAGCGGGTCCGATCACGAAGCTCGGCAATGCTGCGCGGCGTCCGGGCGCCCGGCTCCGGATAGACGGCCAGATCGCCGTTGTAGCCGGCATAGTTTATCTCGTTTCCGGGCTCGATCGCCTCCAGACGAATGCCCAGAGCATCAATGCGCTGCAGCGCTTCGTGCAGTTCCTTGCGGTACCGGGGGAGATCCAGTTCCGATAGTCGGTGGACATCCCAGATGCGGCCGTGGCCCGTTCTCGGAACTGCGCTCCGCGGATAGTAACTTTTGTTGCCCAGCTGAATCTCGAGAAGGATGCGCAAACCCAGCCGGTGGGCGATCGCCAATGCCTCGATGCTCTTGTCCACCGGACGCGAAAGGGAAAGGCGGACATCGGTCGCCCCGCTTGCGGCGATGTCCGTCAGCACCTTCTCCTGCTCGCTCCGGGACAGCCAGGCGAGATTCATCCGATTGACCCCAATTCGCACCGCCGACGGCGCATCCGCATAAGCGGGAGCGGAAAGGACCAGCAACGCGGCAAGGAGCAGCGTTCCCGGCCCCGGCCTTCGGCGTCTGGAGCAGTTCGACTTTCCTCCGGGTCGCAGAAACGCTCCAACCGTTTGTTTCGCAGCAATTCCGGAGGGAACACCGCTCCGCATCGTTGCTGGGGTCGCCCTAGAGCCCGACATGTGCAAGGGCATTGCGGAAGTTGGCTTCACACGCCGAGTACCGGTCGATGACGGCCTGGGAGTCGATCTTGGAAAGGAAGCTCTGAAGATAGGCTTTCCTGTCCGGCTCCCGGTTCCAGACCGCCGCCTCCATATAGGGAAAGCCGATGAATTCCAGCATTTCCCGCATCCGGTCGTCGACCGCGATCATGAGTGACGGCACGCCGGCCTGCATGCCGATGATGCAGCCGTGAAAGCGACGGCCGAAGCAGAGATCGCGCGTGGAGACCCAGCTTCGCCACTGGTTGGTGTCGAAAAACACGAGGAGTTCGTGCTTGCGCTGCCATTTTTCCGAATGCTTGTAGGCGGTCTGGCCGGTGATGCGCCCGCTGGCGCGGTCGTAGACCGGCAAGTCGTCATCGACGGGGAGGGAAAGATTGTAGGCGACCACCTCGTCCTGGACGACATAGCTCGCCACGCTCTCCGGTTTCAGCAGCGCGTGGGCGTCGACGATCGTGTCGGCGACGCTCCCGAGATAGCCTCCGAAGGCGATCTTCTGGGAGGAGGCGAGATCCGGATTGGCGAGAGCGGTGAGCGAGCGTTTCATCTCTGCCGGTGCGAAGAAGAGCGACGGGCAGCCTGTCGGCTTGACGAACTTCATGCCCTGCTCCCTCAGGAACTCGGCCGTAAAATAGCCGCGGGTGAGGAAGAAGCTTTCCTTTTTCCTCAGCACCTCCAGGAATTTGAGCGTGCCGGCCGGCAGGTTTTCCTTCAGGCCTTCCCTCCGCTGGATGCCGATCCCCAGGATAACGACCGGCATCTTCAATTTCTCGAACACCTCCGCCTCGAGGTCGGCCGAGTAGCCGGGGCGCAGGAGATTGGCCGAGGCAAAGACGCAGATGTCGAATTCCTCGTTTAGGCGCTCATAGACGTCGTCGGAGTTCCGGCTGTTCACGAGATGCCAGAAGGGCAGATAGGTGACGTCATGCCCGCGCAGCGCATGGGCCGCGCCTTCGCCGATCAGGTAGTTGCCGGTATTGGCGATCTTCCTGACCTGGTCGATCAGCTCCTTCTTGGTTCTGACCTCGTCGAAATAGGGCCTATGGCGGACCTCCGCACCGGACACGCCCGCGACGGTTCGCTGCAGATAGGACGGGATTCCCGTAAGCAAGATACGCATCGATACACCTGAGATTAGAGCCAGCAAATGCCCATGAAATTATTGCCCGATCCCGATCTCCCTAAGGGCCGAGCGGAAGGTGCGCTCGCGATCGGAATATCTGTCGACCAGCTCGGACGCATTGAGACCGGACAGGTGGTCGGCAACGAACTCGGCCCGGTTTTCCGCTTTGTCGACCTCGGCGGCGTCGATCGCCGGCAGACCCGTGTAACCGAGCATCTCGCGCATCCGGTCGTCCACCGCCACCATGAGGCTCGGCACGGCTGCCTGCATGGCGATGATCGAGCCGTGGAAACGCCGGCCGAAATTGAAGTCCATCGAAGAGGCCCAGGCGCGCCACTGGTTGGTGTCGAAAAAGGTCCGAACGTCGAAGGGCGCTTTCAGCCTTTCGGTGCCCGGATAGTTCAGTTCGCCGAGCATGGCCCCGGAGGCGCAGTCGTAGACGCGCCCGTCGCCATTCGGTTCCACATTCATGTCGAAGTGGAGGAATTCGTCCTGGACGACATATTGGGGACGCGAGCCCTCGGGCGCCAGCGCCGCTGCGTCGACGATGCAATCGTGGTTGGCACCGAGATAGCCGGAAAAGATGGTCCGCGCCTTGCCGACCGGCACATTGGGTAACTTCTTCAGCGATGCGCGCATATTGTGCGGCATCAGATAGATGGAGGGGCAGCCGGTCGGTTGAACGTAAGAGAACCCTTGGTCCTTGAGGAAGCCCGCCGTCTCGAATCCACGCGTCAGGAAATAGTGCTCGCGCTCCTTCAGGACGTCCAGAAGCCGCTTCGTGCCCTCGGGAAGGCTGTTTTCGAGGTCTCTCCGGTTCTGCAGGCCGATGCCGAGCATGACGATCGGCATCTTCAGCTTGCCCAGCACTTCCGCTTCGGCATCCGCAGAAAGGCCCTTGCGCAGAAGGTTCGCGCAGGTGAAGACGCAGATGTCGAAATTGGCGTTGAACTCGTCGAGCCCGACGCCGTTCTGACTGCAATTATAGAGGTGCCAGAACGGTACCTGCTTGGCATGCGGCGCAATCGCGCGCAACGCCCCCTCGCCGATCAGGTAATTTCCCGTATTGCTGATATTACGAAGCTCCTGAAGAAACTCCTCCTTCGTCTCGGGCTGTTTCTGCCGCTCCGAATAGGAGACGGATAATCCCTGGGCACCGTTAGCGAGGCGCGTGTAATGACCAGGAATTCCCGTCACGAGGATTCGTGGACGCATGCAATCGACCCTTCTTCTTGAAACCGGCGGGGCCTCAGCCCACGGCCGCTACTCCGGGATTGGATGCCTCGCGCCCGCGGATGACCGTGGCGCGCGAAAGCGATGAATTGTTCACAGAGCGGTCGCACCAGCCGAGGAACTCGGAAAAGGAGGACGACCATGATCGGCGAGCCGCCGTTCTGAGGCATCCCTCCATGAGCGGCGCGAGCAGTTGACGGTTATGGGCGACCTCCTCGATCGCCTTCGCCATATCCCGCACGACCTGGGGATCGGCAGCGGCATCGATCAGAATGCCGTCCTCGCCATCGGTTATCAGCTCGTCGACGGCACCGACCGCGGTCGCGATCGGGACGCAGCCAAGTTGCTGCGCCTCGGCGATCATCAAGGGCGCACCCTCCCAGCGCGACGGCATCAGGAGGACATCGGCCCAGCCGAGTGCCTTGATCAGATCCTTGCTCGCAAAGACTGGCGGGCGCACCTCGACTCCGAGATCCCTCAGACGATCCGTCCAGGATATGGCAGCATCCGCGAGGATTTCCCCGCCGATCGCCCGGGCATCGAAGGGCACGCGCGAGGCCCGCAATTCGGCGAACGCCGCGGCCAGGCGATCGATCCCCTTCTGTTGATCGAGCCGGCCCATGTAGAGCACCCGGAGCCGGTCGTCCCGGCGTTCGATCCGCCTGATCGAGAGCACCTCCGAAAGGACCTTGGGCGGCACGGAAAAGCTCGCGCCATTCGGAACGGCAAAGATCTTTTCATGGGGAACGCCGAAGCTGTGCAGGTAGATCTTGAGCTGCTCCGAGCAGGTGAGGAATGCGTCATAGCAATGCTCGTGGGCGATCGCGGCGAAGGGCTGGCCGGCAGGCCTTTTGAAGGCGGTATTGTCGACGACGTGGAGGTAGCAGGCCGTGCGCGTCCCTTCCGAGCGCAATCGCGCGATGAGCGGGTGCACCGCCATGACGTGATTGTTGATAACGAGGTCGAAGCCGGAAAGCTGGCCTTTGAGCGCGGCCCAATCCACGTCGTGGCCCTCGGCAATGAAATCCTGCCCGACGAACGAGCCGGAGCCGCCCCAGGCAGGAATGCCTCCATCCCAGAAGTGAATATAGTCAAAGCTCTGGTCGAACTCGTCGATCACGTCCATCCGGGATGTGCCGAGCACGAAGAGATGGGTCTCGTAGCCCGCGGCCTTCAGCTCGCGCGAGGCCGCATATACGACTTTCTCGGCGCCGCCGAAGGATGCGTTCGGAACGAGAAGCGCAGCGGTTTTCTTCGTCCCATCGCCATGCCCGAGCGGCAGGACCGGTGAGCCGCCGATCTCGTGGCGAAGCGCCTTGTGAAGGTCGGAATAGGGAACGAGCCGTGCCGGGCGCCAGGTCCAGCGTTTGCCGGCGGTTCGCCGCAACGGGCTTGTCGCAATGGCATTGACGCAGTTGATCATCACCTGCTGGGGCGTAATGAGTGAACGGCGCGGCAGGCTTCTCGGAAAGGGGAAGCGCACCTTTAGAATTGCCGATGTCGGCCATACCTGCTGATTGCCGATGGAGGCGAACCAGTCCAGAGCCTTGTTATGGATGACGTCGCGCACGAGCGAAGTGGAAAGAAAGATCAGGTCGGCTGGCGCGAGATGCTGGGCGCCCGCCTCCAGGAAAACCGGCTCGATCTTGCGCTGCGCCGCATCGTTGCCGAGCTGAACGAAGACGACATTGGCCTTTTCGCTCAAGCGCTCCAGATGGGACAGCACGTTCGGCAGCATCCGGGATCGCAGCAGCAGGTCGAGCGTTGCGCCGCTTCCAGCGATCAGGTAGGGCGGAAAATGCACGTTGTCCGGCTCGCCGATGCTCGCCCAGAAGGCCGGAATGATGTCGTCGAGGCGGAGCCGCTTCGGTGGTTTGGTCGGGTCCGTAAAGAAGGAAATGGCGGCATCTTCCGTCCGCGCAAAGAGGTAACGCGGGCAGTCCTCGTGCTCGAAATCGACGAGCATGGGGCGCTGGAAAAGCGCTCGGTGGCGCTTTCTAAGAAAGCTCACCGAGGCAGCACGGTCGCGATTCGCTTCCTTGAAGCGGCTTTCTGCCCTTAGCCGGTATTCGAAGGTCGTATCGTGGCATGGCGCGCCGACGAAGCCGTGCTCGATGCAGGACAGCCAGAATTCCCAATCTTCGAAGCCGTTCTGCCTGTCGTCGTTGAAGCGAACCCCCGCCCGGAATACGTCGAGCGAGATCATGGATCCGGTATCGCAGATATTGTCGGTGATGCAGTGCAGGAGCCGCGAATAGCGATTTCCGTAATGGGCCCGCCAGCTGACCGAGAAAGTGTCGATATTGGTGTAGATCCAGCCGCAGCCGCTGGAGCGCAACTGCCGGTAGAGAGTCTCGATGGTTCCGGCCAGCACCCGATTGTCGGCATCGAGGAAATAGACGGCCTCGGCTTCCGGCATGTTCGCAAGCACGTAATCGATGGCGCGGTTGCGCGCCCCGCCCGGCCCTGCATTTGCTCCGAAAAGCACATGCACCGCCGGCTGGGCCGCCGCATAGAGCAGCAATTGGTCGAATGTCTCCTGTCGCGGATCACCATCGACGGAAACCACCACTGCCACCCGGCACTCGGTAATCCTGGAGGCGAGCACGGACTCGATCGCTTCCAGGACGAGGGCTGCATGGCCGTAGAGCGGCATCGCCACAACGATCAGGTCCGAGTTTTCCTTACTGCCGGACATTGGACGCCCCTGCGGACTGCTTTACCAACCGGAAGTCGGAGACTTTGAGCCACGAAAAATCGACCGTATCCGTCACCGCACGGCTCAGGATCATGAGATCCATCGGCTCGCGCACGGGCTTGTCCAGTTGAAAGTTGACATTGACCGCCTGTTCGGCAGTAACCTCGCGCCAGCCGCTGAAGAAGGCCGAGGGCTTGGCAGCGCCCTTGCGGGCAAGTTCCGCGACCTCCGAGCGCGCATTGGAGTTCGCCGGAGCGAGCAGGAAACTCACCGCCGCGGGTGCGCCCTTCGGGTGATCGATGATCGCGCTCGCGGAGAAGGAGATGGTGCCGGGTTCCACCGCACGGCCGATCGTCCCGGCGGAGATTCCGCTCGGCAGCGGATGGCAGACGACGGCGTTCTCGTGTTCGAGGAAACGTACGGTCTGGAATTCGGGAACGACGGGCGTGACGGACACGTCGACGATCTGGCTCAACAGCTCGGCCGCCAAGCGATAGTCCTCGATGAAATGACCTTCGAGCAAGGCGGTCGGAGCGATCATGTTCGGCATGCGCGTCGGCTTGACGCCGGGCAGACCCGTAAAGACCCGGAAGGCCAAGGGCCGGAGGTCGAGATCGGGGTGCGGAGTTTCCGAGCGGGCGGTATAGCGCTCGCTCGCAATCGGATAGCCGAGCGAGAGCCCTACGGTCTCCGTACCGGTCGTAGAGATCCTGAGCCGCAGCGTTCTCGCCGCGCCGCCGCAGGCGCGCGGCAGGGCGAAGAAGTTCCAGTCGGCGGCGAGCTGCGCATAGGGCACCGTCCACTCGGCCACCCCCTCGCCGTTTTCGACATAACCCAGCATGACGACCAGCTCGCCGGCGTCCCTCGGCACGGAATGGAAATGCAGCGCGACCCCCGCCACCCCAAGACTGGAGACCGGCAGAAGCTGTTCCACGCAGCCCGTTGCGAGGAGCTGCCCGATGCCCTCGTCCTTCGGGTCGGCATAGGGATCGTGAGCGAATATCTCCGCGACCGGCTCCCAGTTGCGCGCCTGAAAGGCATCTTCGAGCGCACGGTAATTCTCGAGCAGCGTTTCCCGCTCGCGTCGCAGAATGGCGAGCTCGGCGGTGATCGAGGCGGTGAAGCGGGAGAGCCGCCCTACTCCGCCCTCCACCAGCGACCGAACGAGCGCCAGGCTCTCCGCCCTGCCGGCCGCGTCGATCCGCTGAATCGGTATTTCGGGGATCGTGCCAAGTGCCTGGATCGACGCAAGCCCCTCTTTCAAATCGCTCTCCCCCTGATCCGAAAATGCAAGTGCGATCAGAGGAAAAGCATTCTGCAGCGGAAACCGCGACCCCGCATCCGGCTCCAGAAAATGGACCAGGTGCTCGATGCCGCTCCCTTCGACATCGTCCCGGTCCCGACCGGATGCCACGACCAGCCTTCGCTTCGCCGGCGACTGCCTCACGTTAGAAGACATCAACTCTTGCACGCAGAAACCCCAGAATAAATCGATTTATCCAGAAGATGTAACCTGAGAGTTCGGAAATATTCGCGCCCCAGAACCTCATATAAGGGGACCATATCGATGGATTCCGCAGTGCACAACAATAGATTCTTGGGGTTTTGCCGGCTATTTATACTTCAAAAATTGAAGCAATATTCAGACAAACTGCAAATCTTTCGCTAGCGCAGCATTTTTTCCGGTGACATTTCCGATCAGCGTCAACTGTCGCGCGAGGCAGTCGTCCAGCCGGAACCTTTGCTCGACCGTTCTGCGTGAGGCTGCGCGCAGCCCCCGAAAGTCGCCCGGACGCTTCAATACGTCGAGAATCGCCTCGGCGAGCGCTTCGGTTTCAAAGAACGGGACAAGAAGGCCGTTACGGCCCGAGCGGATGATTTCCCGAACGGGTGCAGTATCCGATCCGATGACAAGAGCGCCGCAGGCCATTGCCTCCAGCACCGACCAGGAAAGCACGAATGGATATGTGAGGTAGAGATGCGCCGCGGAGATCTGAAAGAGCTGGCGCAGCACGGAATGCGGCACGACGCCCGGAAAAATGAGTCTCTCGCGCGGAACGTCCAGAGACGCAAGCAGATGGTCTTTCCACGATCCTCCGCCGGGGGGCGGCGCCCCGTAACTCACACCGTCGCCTCCGACGAATACGAAGAGTGCATCCGGGTGCCGCCGGATGACCTTCGCTGCAGCCTCCAACGCCTGGGGAAACCCCCGATAGGGCTCGAGGTCGCGTGCGACGAAAGTGATAACCGGATCCCCGGCTTTGAGTACGCGCCCGTCCGGCAGCTTCAACGAAGCCGCAGGGTCGGGGCGAAGGCGGCGGCTGTCGACCCCCTCATGACAAACGGCGATACGCTGCTGCACATCTGTCGGATAAAGGCCCTTCTGCCAATTGGTCGGACTGATGCCGCCGTCCATCGCCTCGAGCGACAGGAGCTGCGCGATGTTGCGGAGACGTAAGCGTTTGCGCGTCTCCAAATCGGGGCGATCATCCGGCGCAAAGCCGACATCCGCCCCTTCCGGCCGATAGAAGAACTCGCAATAGCCGAGTGCCGGCACGTGCGGCAGGACATCTTTCACGAACATCATGCTGCCCCAGCCAATATGACCGAGAACGACGTCGGGCGCTTGACCAAGACGCGCCATGGCCTCGAAGGTCTCCGCAACTCTGTGGCCGATCCGCACATGATGGTCGGGAACGCCAAGATGGCGTGCAACGTGCGGATTCGGCTGCGGACCGGGTTCCGCCCGATGCCGGACGACCCGCACGGAAGCTATGCGCTGATCAACGGACTCCGTTACGAGGGTTACCTCGTTCCCCGCCTCAGCCAGATGCCTTGCCAGGGCTGCGAACTGGCCGAACCCACGGCGGTGTACGAATGCTACATGCATGCTCATAAGCCAATTGCCAAGGAGAGGTCGGAGCACTTTCAAGAAAAGCGCGTGACGGTCTTCCGTTCGAAAGTGCTTGCTTTCAAAAGGTTGGAGGAAGCGCGCCCGGCTGGACGCGCCCGGGACAATCAGATGCCGAATCGGGCGGCATTACCCCAAACGAGTTCGAGACGATGCAAGGTCTGGAACGCTGTCTCCAGATTTCGCCGGTCCTGTTCGCCATGACTGAGGGCACGTTCATAGCCTTTCGCCGCTTCACGCAGACCGACGCAGAGCCGCCTGCCTTTTTCCGACAGCCTGATGCGGGCCGACCGCTTGTCGCGCTGTGAGGCGATCCGGTCGATATAGTCGCCGTCGGCAAGCTGTTTGAGATAATAGGAGATGTTCGATCCCACATAATGACCGCGGTCCAGAAGCTCCCCCACGGAAAGCTCGGCATCGCCGATGGCCAGAAGAACCATCGCCTGCGCCGGACCAATGTCGTCGACGCCGAGCTTGGTCAGCTCCGTGCGCAACAGGCCGGAAAACCGCCGGCTTGCGCGCTCCATGACCCGGGCCAGCTCGAAATAGGTGACGAGCGAACCTTCTCCGTCCTGATCGCCTTCAGGGGTATCGAGGCCTTTCCGCAGCGTTTCATTCGCGGGAAGGACTGCAACAGTGTTTCCAAAGTCTGCAAACGGATAGAGTATCCTCTGGTTCATCCCTCTCTCCATTGGGAACGTACTTCCAATTCCGGAAATTTACTTCAAAACTCGAAGTAAATTCATGACACCCCTGCCCCGAAAATTGCTCTCGCTCTTGAGCACGCGATCTTTATTGTGTCACACTTATCGCAACAATACTGTGATTTGAGTGAATTTGGACGAGATTGCCCCATGAGACCCGCGAATGCGCTATCCGGAAGAACGCCACATGCGTGATACTGTTCGAAATCAGTTGATTAGCAAGGCCTCCACCCGGCCGGCACCGTCCCAAAACGGTACGATCGCCCCGAAGCTGCTCGTCCTGCGGGCGCGGCGGGTGTTCGTCGTGACGCTTCTTTATGCAGCTCTGCTCAGCGCCTGCATCAACCTCCTGCAGCTCACCATGCCGCTGTATATGATGCAGGTGCATGACAGAGTGTTGAACAGCCAGAGCATGGACACGCTCGTCATGCTGACGATTCTCGCTCTCGGAGCGCTGGTCGTCCTGGGTGTGCTCGACTACATCCGCGCCCTCACTTTCCAGGCCATGGGCAGCGCCGTCGTCCGCTGGCTGAACCTGCCGGTTCTGACCGCCGCCGTCCAGGCGTCGGCCGATCAGGGACTTGCGCGGGCGACGCAGTCGCTGCGCGACCTCACCGAGCTACGCGGCTTCCTCACTTCGTCGGCGGTTAGCGCCCCCCTCGATGCAGCCTGGTCGCCCATTTTTCTCGGCGTTCTTTTTCTCCTGCATCCCCTCTTCGGATTGATCGGTGCGGTTTCCGTCGTCGTGCTCGTCTGCTGCGGGCTTCTCAACGACCTGCTGACGCGCCAGCTCATGAAAGAGGCAAGCCAGGCTAATATTGAGGCAGTCTCGAAAATAGGTGCGACATTACGTCACGCCGAGGCAATCGAAGCGATGGGAATGCTGCCGGCGCTCTCGCAAAAGTGGCGCTCAGCTCAGTTGCACGCGCTAAGCGTGCTGGAGGCCAGCGGAATCAGAAGCCGGGCGATGGCGTCGATCACCCGATCGCTGCGCTTTGCCATCCAGGTGGCGTCGCTGGGAACCGGCGCCCTCCTCGTAATGAGACAGGAAATCTCACCGGGCGCGATGATGGCCACGACCATTCTGGTCGGCCGCCTTCTGCTGCCGTTCGATTCCGTCATCGAGAACTGGCGGCAATGGGTGCTGGCTATTGCAAGCTGGCGCCGGGTCGAAGCGGCGCTGAAGGAGGATCTCGCGGTTCGTCAGACCATGCCGACGCCGCGCTCCGAAGGGGATCTGGTGATCGACAAGCTCGTCTACGCGGCACCCGGCATAGACGTACCCATCATCAAGGGCGTCAGTTTCTCACTCTCGCCCGGCGAAGTGCTGGGTATTGTCGGCCCATCCGCCGCGGGAAAATCCACGCTGGCGCGGCTTCTGGTCGGCATTCTGAAGCCCACTGCCGGCGGCGTCTTCCTGGACGGCAACAACGTGTATCTCTGGGAGCGCAGCTCCTTTGGCCAGGTGGCGGGCTACCTGCCGCAGTCGGTTTC
Protein-coding regions in this window:
- the rfbA gene encoding glucose-1-phosphate thymidylyltransferase RfbA produces the protein MKGIILAGGRGTRLYPVTISVSKQLLPVHDKPMIYYPLGMLMLAGIREILVITMPRDRPLFEELLGDGSQFGLAISYAEQPEPNGLAEAFIIGRDFIGSSAVALILGDNIFYGAGLPELCSEAAARPSGATIFAYRVDDPERYGVVSFDGKTGRAEAIEEKPERARSSWAVTGLYFYENNVLDIASSIKPSARGELEITDVNRAYLERGDLHVCRLGRGYAWLDTGTHDSLHDAASFVRTIEHRQGVKIMCPEEIAFELGYVSADQVLERADLLGKNDYAIYLRRRIKELADA
- a CDS encoding polysaccharide pyruvyl transferase family protein gives rise to the protein MRILLTGIPSYLQRTVAGVSGAEVRHRPYFDEVRTKKELIDQVRKIANTGNYLIGEGAAHALRGHDVTYLPFWHLVNSRNSDDVYERLNEEFDICVFASANLLRPGYSADLEAEVFEKLKMPVVILGIGIQRREGLKENLPAGTLKFLEVLRKKESFFLTRGYFTAEFLREQGMKFVKPTGCPSLFFAPAEMKRSLTALANPDLASSQKIAFGGYLGSVADTIVDAHALLKPESVASYVVQDEVVAYNLSLPVDDDLPVYDRASGRITGQTAYKHSEKWQRKHELLVFFDTNQWRSWVSTRDLCFGRRFHGCIIGMQAGVPSLMIAVDDRMREMLEFIGFPYMEAAVWNREPDRKAYLQSFLSKIDSQAVIDRYSACEANFRNALAHVGL
- a CDS encoding polysaccharide pyruvyl transferase family protein, whose amino-acid sequence is MRPRILVTGIPGHYTRLANGAQGLSVSYSERQKQPETKEEFLQELRNISNTGNYLIGEGALRAIAPHAKQVPFWHLYNCSQNGVGLDEFNANFDICVFTCANLLRKGLSADAEAEVLGKLKMPIVMLGIGLQNRRDLENSLPEGTKRLLDVLKEREHYFLTRGFETAGFLKDQGFSYVQPTGCPSIYLMPHNMRASLKKLPNVPVGKARTIFSGYLGANHDCIVDAAALAPEGSRPQYVVQDEFLHFDMNVEPNGDGRVYDCASGAMLGELNYPGTERLKAPFDVRTFFDTNQWRAWASSMDFNFGRRFHGSIIAMQAAVPSLMVAVDDRMREMLGYTGLPAIDAAEVDKAENRAEFVADHLSGLNASELVDRYSDRERTFRSALREIGIGQ
- a CDS encoding glycosyltransferase, encoding MSGSKENSDLIVVAMPLYGHAALVLEAIESVLASRITECRVAVVVSVDGDPRQETFDQLLLYAAAQPAVHVLFGANAGPGGARNRAIDYVLANMPEAEAVYFLDADNRVLAGTIETLYRQLRSSGCGWIYTNIDTFSVSWRAHYGNRYSRLLHCITDNICDTGSMISLDVFRAGVRFNDDRQNGFEDWEFWLSCIEHGFVGAPCHDTTFEYRLRAESRFKEANRDRAASVSFLRKRHRALFQRPMLVDFEHEDCPRYLFARTEDAAISFFTDPTKPPKRLRLDDIIPAFWASIGEPDNVHFPPYLIAGSGATLDLLLRSRMLPNVLSHLERLSEKANVVFVQLGNDAAQRKIEPVFLEAGAQHLAPADLIFLSTSLVRDVIHNKALDWFASIGNQQVWPTSAILKVRFPFPRSLPRRSLITPQQVMINCVNAIATSPLRRTAGKRWTWRPARLVPYSDLHKALRHEIGGSPVLPLGHGDGTKKTAALLVPNASFGGAEKVVYAASRELKAAGYETHLFVLGTSRMDVIDEFDQSFDYIHFWDGGIPAWGGSGSFVGQDFIAEGHDVDWAALKGQLSGFDLVINNHVMAVHPLIARLRSEGTRTACYLHVVDNTAFKRPAGQPFAAIAHEHCYDAFLTCSEQLKIYLHSFGVPHEKIFAVPNGASFSVPPKVLSEVLSIRRIERRDDRLRVLYMGRLDQQKGIDRLAAAFAELRASRVPFDARAIGGEILADAAISWTDRLRDLGVEVRPPVFASKDLIKALGWADVLLMPSRWEGAPLMIAEAQQLGCVPIATAVGAVDELITDGEDGILIDAAADPQVVRDMAKAIEEVAHNRQLLAPLMEGCLRTAARRSWSSSFSEFLGWCDRSVNNSSLSRATVIRGREASNPGVAAVG
- a CDS encoding DUF6212 domain-containing protein; its protein translation is MSSNVRQSPAKRRLVVASGRDRDDVEGSGIEHLVHFLEPDAGSRFPLQNAFPLIALAFSDQGESDLKEGLASIQALGTIPEIPIQRIDAAGRAESLALVRSLVEGGVGRLSRFTASITAELAILRRERETLLENYRALEDAFQARNWEPVAEIFAHDPYADPKDEGIGQLLATGCVEQLLPVSSLGVAGVALHFHSVPRDAGELVVMLGYVENGEGVAEWTVPYAQLAADWNFFALPRACGGAARTLRLRISTTGTETVGLSLGYPIASERYTARSETPHPDLDLRPLAFRVFTGLPGVKPTRMPNMIAPTALLEGHFIEDYRLAAELLSQIVDVSVTPVVPEFQTVRFLEHENAVVCHPLPSGISAGTIGRAVEPGTISFSASAIIDHPKGAPAAVSFLLAPANSNARSEVAELARKGAAKPSAFFSGWREVTAEQAVNVNFQLDKPVREPMDLMILSRAVTDTVDFSWLKVSDFRLVKQSAGASNVRQ
- a CDS encoding glycosyltransferase family 4 protein, which gives rise to MSMHVAFVHRRGFGQFAALARHLAEAGNEVTLVTESVDQRIASVRVVRHRAEPGPQPNPHVARHLGVPDHHVRIGHRVAETFEAMARLGQAPDVVLGHIGWGSMMFVKDVLPHVPALGYCEFFYRPEGADVGFAPDDRPDLETRKRLRLRNIAQLLSLEAMDGGISPTNWQKGLYPTDVQQRIAVCHEGVDSRRLRPDPAASLKLPDGRVLKAGDPVITFVARDLEPYRGFPQALEAAAKVIRRHPDALFVFVGGDGVSYGAPPPGGGSWKDHLLASLDVPRERLIFPGVVPHSVLRQLFQISAAHLYLTYPFVLSWSVLEAMACGALVIGSDTAPVREIIRSGRNGLLVPFFETEALAEAILDVLKRPGDFRGLRAASRRTVEQRFRLDDCLARQLTLIGNVTGKNAALAKDLQFV
- a CDS encoding MarR family transcriptional regulator; translation: MNQRILYPFADFGNTVAVLPANETLRKGLDTPEGDQDGEGSLVTYFELARVMERASRRFSGLLRTELTKLGVDDIGPAQAMVLLAIGDAELSVGELLDRGHYVGSNISYYLKQLADGDYIDRIASQRDKRSARIRLSEKGRRLCVGLREAAKGYERALSHGEQDRRNLETAFQTLHRLELVWGNAARFGI